A region from the Pseudomonas cucumis genome encodes:
- a CDS encoding AprI/Inh family metalloprotease inhibitor, whose protein sequence is MIQNAFTYKATAWLLATLMMFLGDVAMARSLKLADPSELAGKWQATLNSAQDSPESQALQDKPSNVCSIELKLNQTLGEGADCLGAWLNESAIGWFPEPDGIAVTGKEGSRIVFFSRQHEGLYKSTLKSGLIITLERAAQ, encoded by the coding sequence ATGATCCAGAACGCTTTTACCTACAAAGCAACCGCGTGGCTGTTGGCGACGCTGATGATGTTTCTTGGAGATGTAGCCATGGCACGCAGTCTGAAACTGGCCGATCCGTCGGAGCTCGCCGGGAAATGGCAGGCGACCTTGAATAGCGCGCAAGACTCGCCCGAGTCCCAGGCGCTGCAGGACAAGCCGTCGAATGTCTGCTCGATCGAGCTCAAATTGAACCAGACGCTGGGTGAGGGCGCCGACTGCCTTGGCGCCTGGCTGAATGAGTCGGCGATTGGCTGGTTCCCGGAACCGGATGGCATCGCCGTGACCGGTAAAGAAGGCTCAAGAATTGTGTTTTTCAGCCGACAGCATGAGGGGCTTTATAAGAGCACCTTGAAGTCAGGTCTGATCATTACGCTCGAGCGCGCAGCGCAGTAA
- a CDS encoding DUF1652 domain-containing protein has translation MNQGTFSKVTFPNACQLMRWHFHPMGFEATMDAPGSMVARLFDRASGETMIAIAGIPCATVMNAADVERIIEAVEDELEAFIPPQALRSYA, from the coding sequence ATGAATCAAGGCACATTCAGTAAGGTCACTTTTCCAAATGCCTGCCAGCTGATGCGCTGGCATTTTCATCCCATGGGTTTCGAGGCGACCATGGATGCACCGGGCAGCATGGTTGCCCGGCTGTTCGACCGCGCCAGTGGCGAAACCATGATCGCCATTGCCGGCATTCCTTGCGCAACGGTCATGAATGCGGCGGATGTAGAACGAATTATCGAAGCTGTGGAAGACGAATTGGAGGCGTTCATTCCGCCGCAGGCTCTCAGAAGCTATGCCTGA
- a CDS encoding serralysin family metalloprotease — protein sequence MSKVKDNAIDLAEQGFAPFQALAAPSSAYNQIDSFSHQYDRGGNLTVNGKPSFSVDEAATQLLRDGAAYQDKDGSGKIELTYTFLTSASSSTMNKHGITGFSQFNTQQKAQAVLAMQSWADVANVTFTEKSFGGDGHMTFGNYSGGQDGAAAFAYLPGTGPGYDGTSWYLTGSGYNVNKTPDLNNYGRQTLTHEIGHSLGLAHPGDYNAGEGAPTYNDATYGEDTRGYSLMSYWSESNTDQNFSKGGVEAYASGPLMDDIAAIQKLYGANTTTRTGDTTYGFNSNAGRDFLSASSSSDKVVFSVWDAGGKDTLDFSGFTQNQKINLNEASFSDVGGMVGNVSIAKGVTVENAIGGSGSDLLIGNSVANELKGGAGNDILFGAGGSDKLWGGSGSDTFVFAASSDSKPGAVDQILDFVSGLDKIDLTGITNGAGLHFVNSFTGAAGDAVLTTSGGNSLLSVDFSGHGVADFLVSTVGQATFSDIVA from the coding sequence ATGTCGAAAGTAAAAGACAACGCTATTGATCTTGCCGAACAGGGCTTTGCGCCATTCCAAGCGCTGGCTGCACCCAGTTCCGCCTACAACCAGATCGATAGTTTCAGCCATCAATATGATCGGGGTGGCAATCTCACGGTCAATGGCAAACCCTCCTTCTCCGTCGACGAGGCAGCTACCCAACTGCTGCGTGACGGCGCTGCCTACCAGGACAAGGACGGCAGCGGCAAAATCGAACTCACCTACACGTTCCTGACCTCGGCTTCGTCGAGCACCATGAACAAGCACGGTATTACCGGGTTCAGCCAGTTCAATACGCAACAGAAAGCCCAGGCCGTGCTCGCCATGCAATCCTGGGCCGACGTGGCCAATGTCACCTTCACCGAAAAGTCGTTTGGCGGCGACGGTCACATGACCTTCGGCAACTACAGTGGTGGTCAGGATGGCGCGGCGGCATTCGCCTACCTGCCAGGCACGGGTCCAGGTTATGACGGTACTTCGTGGTATCTGACGGGCAGTGGCTATAACGTCAACAAGACACCGGACCTGAACAACTACGGTCGTCAGACCCTGACCCATGAAATCGGTCATTCCCTGGGCCTGGCTCACCCTGGCGACTACAACGCCGGTGAAGGTGCGCCGACCTACAACGACGCGACCTACGGCGAGGACACCCGCGGTTACAGCCTCATGAGTTACTGGAGCGAAAGCAATACCGACCAGAACTTCAGCAAGGGCGGTGTGGAAGCCTATGCGTCCGGCCCGCTGATGGACGATATCGCCGCCATTCAGAAACTCTACGGTGCCAACACCACCACCCGTACCGGTGACACCACCTACGGCTTCAACTCCAACGCCGGTCGCGATTTCCTGAGCGCGTCTTCGTCGTCGGACAAAGTCGTGTTCTCGGTCTGGGATGCGGGCGGCAAGGACACCCTGGACTTCTCCGGCTTTACCCAAAACCAGAAGATAAACCTCAATGAAGCCTCGTTCTCCGACGTTGGCGGCATGGTGGGTAACGTGTCCATCGCCAAAGGTGTCACCGTCGAGAACGCGATTGGCGGTTCGGGTAGCGACCTGCTGATCGGTAACAGCGTGGCCAACGAGCTGAAGGGCGGTGCCGGCAACGACATCCTCTTCGGGGCGGGCGGTTCGGACAAACTGTGGGGCGGTTCGGGTTCGGACACCTTTGTGTTCGCGGCCAGCAGCGACTCCAAGCCAGGTGCCGTCGACCAGATCCTCGATTTTGTCAGTGGCCTGGACAAGATCGACCTGACCGGCATCACCAATGGCGCAGGCCTGCACTTCGTGAATTCGTTCACCGGTGCGGCAGGCGATGCGGTATTGACCACTTCGGGCGGCAACAGCCTGTTGTCGGTGGACTTCTCCGGGCACGGCGTGGCTGACTTCCTGGTCAGCACTGTTGGCCAGGCGACGTTCTCGGACATCGTGGCCTGA
- a CDS encoding cystathionine beta-synthase gives MPNDSRPAVLELIGNTPLVRVSRFDTGPCTLFLKLESQNPGGSIKDRIGLAMIDAAERDGRLRPGGTIVEATAGNTGLGLALVGRAKGYRVVLVVPDKMSTEKVLHLKAMGAEVHITRSDVGKGHPDYYQDVAARLAQDIPDAFFADQFNNPANPLAHECSTAPEIWAQTQHDVDAIVVGVGSAGTLTGLTRFFQRVQPNLEMVLADPVGSVMAEYSRSGTLGTPGSWAVEGIGEDFIPSIADLSSVRKAYSISDEESFDHARQLLRAEGILGGSSTGTLLAAALRYCREQTEPKRVVSFVCDTGTRYLSKVYNDQWMNDQGLLARKRYGDLRDLIARRFEDGRVVSVGPDDTLLTAFQRMRLADVSQLPVLVDGQRLVGVIDESDILLGVHEDASHFRMPVSSAMTGKLEILPPGASLAELEAKLDRGLVAMIADASAFHGLITRVDMLNYLRRSLA, from the coding sequence ATGCCGAACGACTCCCGTCCCGCCGTGCTCGAACTGATCGGTAATACGCCGCTGGTGCGTGTCAGCCGCTTCGATACCGGCCCGTGCACGCTGTTTCTCAAACTCGAATCGCAGAACCCCGGTGGCTCGATCAAAGACCGCATCGGCCTGGCAATGATCGACGCCGCCGAGCGCGATGGTCGCCTGCGCCCTGGCGGCACCATCGTCGAGGCTACCGCCGGCAATACCGGTCTGGGCCTGGCCTTGGTCGGCCGGGCCAAGGGTTATCGGGTGGTGTTGGTGGTGCCGGACAAGATGTCCACCGAGAAGGTCCTGCACCTCAAGGCCATGGGCGCCGAGGTACACATCACCCGCTCCGATGTCGGAAAAGGCCATCCCGATTATTACCAGGACGTCGCTGCGCGGTTAGCGCAGGATATTCCCGACGCCTTCTTCGCCGATCAATTCAACAACCCGGCCAACCCGCTGGCCCACGAGTGCAGTACCGCTCCGGAGATCTGGGCGCAGACTCAGCATGATGTGGATGCCATCGTTGTCGGCGTCGGTTCGGCCGGCACGCTGACCGGGCTGACCCGTTTCTTTCAGCGCGTACAACCGAATCTGGAAATGGTGCTGGCTGATCCGGTCGGCTCGGTGATGGCCGAATACAGCCGCAGCGGCACCCTCGGTACGCCCGGTTCCTGGGCGGTGGAGGGCATTGGCGAAGACTTCATTCCGTCGATTGCCGACCTGTCCAGCGTGCGTAAGGCTTACTCCATCAGCGACGAGGAAAGTTTCGATCATGCCCGCCAACTGTTGCGCGCGGAAGGCATTCTCGGCGGCTCCTCTACCGGCACATTGCTGGCAGCGGCGCTGCGTTACTGCCGCGAACAAACCGAGCCGAAGCGGGTGGTCAGTTTCGTCTGCGACACCGGCACCCGCTACCTGTCGAAGGTCTACAACGACCAGTGGATGAACGATCAGGGGCTCCTTGCGCGCAAGCGCTACGGTGATTTGCGCGATCTGATCGCGCGGCGCTTCGAGGATGGCCGGGTGGTCAGCGTGGGCCCGGACGACACGCTGCTCACCGCATTCCAACGCATGCGCCTGGCGGACGTGTCGCAACTGCCGGTGCTGGTGGACGGGCAGCGACTGGTCGGCGTGATCGACGAGTCCGACATTCTGCTTGGCGTGCACGAAGACGCTTCACACTTCCGTATGCCGGTGAGCAGTGCGATGACTGGCAAGCTGGAAATCCTGCCGCCCGGCGCCAGTCTGGCGGAGCTAGAGGCGAAGCTCGACCGAGGATTGGTGGCGATGATCGCCGACGCCTCGGCTTTCCACGGGCTGATTACCCGTGTCGACATGCTCAATTACCTACGGAGATCCCTTGCATGA
- a CDS encoding TolC family outer membrane protein has translation MFGCMNKFSLLAATLALLTCNSTMAMGPFNIYEQALRNDPVFLGAIKERDAGLENRAIGRAGLLPRIGYNYNKGRNTSKVTQLNEGRPDFTEDRNYSSYGSTLTLQQPLLDYEAYAAYRKGVAQSLFADENFRGKSQELLVRVLENYTKALFAQDQIDIARAKKKAFEQQFQQNEQMFRQGEGTRTDILEAESRYELATAEEIEARDEQDAALRELGALVGVPAINIGDLTPLDQNFQTFTLQPANYDTWHEMAVANNPNLASQRQAVEVARYEVERNRAGHLPKVSAYASVRQNESESGNTYNQRYDTNTIGIEVNVPLYAGGGVSASTRQASRTMEQAEYELDGKTRETLIQLRRQFSACLSGVNKLRAYQKALTSAEALVVSTKQSILGGERVNLDALNAEQQLFTTRRDLAQARYDYLMAWTKLHYYAGTLSEQDLAKVDEAFGQGRPTKTQ, from the coding sequence ATGTTCGGCTGTATGAATAAGTTTTCCCTGCTCGCGGCGACCCTGGCGTTGCTGACGTGCAACAGCACGATGGCCATGGGGCCCTTCAACATCTATGAGCAAGCGTTACGCAATGATCCGGTGTTCCTCGGTGCCATCAAGGAGCGCGATGCAGGCCTTGAAAACCGTGCCATCGGCCGCGCCGGGCTGCTGCCCAGGATTGGTTACAACTACAACAAGGGGCGTAACACCTCCAAGGTCACTCAACTTAATGAGGGGAGACCAGACTTCACCGAGGACCGCAACTACAGCAGTTACGGCTCGACCTTGACCCTGCAACAGCCGCTGCTCGATTACGAGGCTTATGCGGCGTATCGCAAAGGCGTGGCGCAATCGCTGTTCGCCGACGAAAACTTTCGTGGCAAGAGCCAGGAACTGCTGGTTCGCGTGTTGGAGAATTACACCAAGGCGCTGTTCGCTCAGGACCAGATCGACATTGCACGGGCCAAGAAAAAAGCCTTCGAGCAGCAGTTTCAGCAGAACGAGCAGATGTTCCGCCAAGGCGAGGGCACGCGCACCGATATCCTCGAAGCCGAGTCACGTTACGAACTGGCGACCGCCGAGGAAATCGAGGCTCGCGACGAACAGGACGCGGCCCTGCGCGAGCTCGGCGCACTGGTTGGCGTGCCGGCCATCAACATTGGTGACCTGACGCCGCTGGATCAGAACTTCCAGACCTTCACCCTGCAACCGGCCAATTACGACACCTGGCACGAGATGGCGGTGGCCAACAACCCGAACCTGGCCTCCCAGCGTCAGGCGGTGGAAGTGGCGCGCTACGAAGTCGAACGCAACCGCGCCGGCCACCTGCCAAAAGTCAGTGCCTACGCCTCGGTGCGCCAGAACGAATCGGAAAGCGGCAACACCTATAACCAGCGCTACGACACCAACACCATCGGCATCGAAGTCAACGTGCCGCTGTATGCCGGTGGCGGGGTCTCGGCCTCGACCCGTCAGGCCAGCCGGACGATGGAACAGGCCGAGTACGAGCTGGACGGCAAGACCCGGGAAACCTTGATCCAGTTGCGCCGTCAGTTCAGCGCCTGTCTGTCGGGGGTCAATAAATTGCGGGCTTATCAGAAGGCGTTGACGTCGGCCGAAGCGCTGGTGGTCTCGACCAAGCAAAGCATTTTGGGCGGCGAACGGGTCAACCTCGATGCGTTGAATGCCGAACAACAACTGTTTACCACCCGCCGGGATCTGGCTCAGGCGCGCTACGACTATTTGATGGCCTGGACTAAGTTGCATTACTACGCAGGGACCTTGAGCGAGCAGGATCTGGCCAAGGTGGATGAGGCCTTCGGCCAGGGCCGGCCAACGAAGACTCAGTAA
- a CDS encoding NAD(P)/FAD-dependent oxidoreductase: protein MSAWRTISLWMDQLDEPLLARPPLEQDLDVDVAIIGAGYTGLWTAYYLKRLAPGLNIAIVEANIAGFGASGRNGGWLMGNLLGEDRLLADLPAEQRRASLDLLHGIPDEVAIVLDREGIDCDYRKGGVLYCAARYPEQETTLRHYLDTLYRQGLIESDYHWLSPEQLAQQIRIAKPYGGIYAPHVATIHPAKLVRGLARTVERMGVNIYESSPVTQWQSGSLRTAKAQVRSHWIVPAVEGYAVTLPPLGRYQLPVQSLLVATEPLSAATWDEIGLSRGQAFSESSRQVTYGQRTADNRLVFGARGGYQFAGKLRHDFDLTTSEVELRRYLFSELFPQLKSVRITHAWGGNLGMSRRFKPHMLCDRASGIALSGGYGGEGVGASNLGGRTLADLILERDTELVRQPWVIPQGGLDALKAWEPEPCRWLGYNAIIRSFVHEDQTLANPATAPWRRKLASRVAGFMEGFMH, encoded by the coding sequence ATGTCGGCGTGGCGCACGATCAGTTTGTGGATGGATCAACTCGACGAGCCGTTGCTGGCGCGCCCGCCGCTGGAGCAGGATCTGGACGTCGACGTGGCCATCATTGGCGCCGGGTACACCGGGCTCTGGACCGCGTATTACCTCAAGCGCCTGGCGCCGGGGCTGAACATTGCCATCGTCGAGGCAAACATCGCGGGTTTTGGTGCTTCGGGCCGGAACGGCGGCTGGTTGATGGGCAACCTGTTGGGCGAAGATCGCTTGCTTGCCGATTTACCGGCCGAACAGCGCCGTGCTTCTCTCGATCTGCTGCATGGCATCCCTGATGAAGTTGCGATCGTCCTCGATCGAGAAGGCATCGACTGCGATTATCGCAAAGGCGGGGTGCTTTACTGCGCTGCGCGTTATCCCGAGCAGGAAACTACCCTGCGCCATTATCTGGACACGCTCTACCGCCAAGGTCTGATCGAAAGCGACTACCACTGGCTCAGTCCCGAGCAATTGGCGCAACAGATCAGAATTGCCAAACCTTATGGCGGTATCTATGCACCGCACGTCGCGACCATTCACCCGGCAAAGTTGGTGCGAGGTCTGGCACGGACGGTAGAGCGCATGGGGGTCAACATCTATGAGAGCAGCCCGGTCACTCAATGGCAGTCGGGCAGTTTGCGTACAGCCAAGGCTCAGGTTCGCAGCCACTGGATCGTGCCGGCGGTAGAAGGTTATGCGGTCACATTGCCGCCGTTGGGCCGTTATCAATTACCGGTCCAGAGTTTGCTGGTGGCAACCGAACCGCTGTCCGCCGCGACCTGGGATGAAATCGGCCTCAGTCGCGGGCAAGCCTTCAGCGAAAGCAGCCGTCAAGTCACCTATGGCCAGCGCACGGCGGATAACCGCTTGGTATTTGGTGCCCGTGGCGGCTATCAATTTGCTGGCAAGTTGCGCCATGACTTCGACCTGACCACCAGCGAAGTAGAGTTGCGGCGCTACCTGTTCAGCGAACTTTTTCCGCAGCTCAAGAGCGTACGAATCACCCATGCCTGGGGCGGCAACCTGGGCATGTCCCGGCGCTTCAAGCCGCACATGCTCTGCGATCGAGCCAGCGGCATCGCCTTGTCCGGCGGTTATGGCGGGGAGGGCGTGGGTGCCAGCAACCTCGGAGGGCGAACCTTGGCCGACCTGATTCTCGAACGGGATACCGAGTTGGTCCGCCAGCCGTGGGTCATTCCTCAGGGCGGTCTTGACGCGCTCAAGGCTTGGGAACCCGAGCCCTGCCGCTGGTTGGGCTACAACGCGATCATCCGTAGCTTCGTCCACGAAGACCAGACCCTGGCCAACCCGGCCACCGCGCCCTGGCGTCGCAAACTGGCCAGTCGGGTCGCGGGGTTCATGGAAGGGTTCATGCACTAA
- a CDS encoding HlyD family type I secretion periplasmic adaptor subunit, with translation MSSTRMNDDSEATMEHDYIAERPERDARFFARMGWILAIVGAGSFFTWASLAPLDQGIPVQGTVVVSGKRKAVQSMSSGVVSQILVREGQVVKQGQPLFRLDQTQVAADVQSLQAQYRMAWASLARWQSERDNLKQVNFPAELSNDPDPRLALVLEGQRQLFSSRREAFSREHAALRANIEGASAQLAGMRRARTDLTAQASSLQQQLSNLQPLADNGYIPRNRLMDYQRQLSQVQQQLAENTGESGRVEQGILESRLKLQQHSEEYQKEVRSQLADAQLKSVTLEEQLTSAGFDLQHSEIIATADGIAVNLGVHTEGAVVRQGDTLLEIVPQGTRLEVEGHLPINLIDKVGTHLPVDILFTAFNQSRTPRVPGEVSLISADQMVDEKTGVPYYVLRSSVSDQAMEKLNGLVIKPGMPAEMFVRTGERSLLNYLFKPLLDRAGSALTEE, from the coding sequence ATGAGCAGCACACGCATGAACGACGACAGCGAAGCGACCATGGAACACGACTACATCGCCGAACGTCCTGAGCGCGATGCGCGTTTCTTCGCTCGCATGGGCTGGATTCTGGCGATTGTCGGTGCCGGCAGTTTCTTCACGTGGGCGAGCCTCGCGCCGCTCGATCAAGGTATTCCGGTGCAGGGGACCGTGGTGGTCTCGGGCAAGCGCAAAGCCGTGCAATCGATGAGCAGCGGCGTAGTCAGCCAGATTCTGGTGCGCGAAGGACAAGTGGTGAAGCAAGGCCAGCCGCTGTTCCGCCTTGACCAGACCCAGGTCGCGGCCGACGTGCAATCGCTGCAAGCGCAATACCGCATGGCGTGGGCCAGCCTGGCGCGCTGGCAGAGTGAACGGGATAACCTCAAACAGGTAAATTTCCCCGCCGAGCTGAGCAACGATCCTGACCCGCGTCTGGCCTTGGTGCTCGAAGGCCAACGGCAATTGTTCAGCAGCCGTCGCGAAGCCTTTTCCCGGGAACATGCCGCCCTGCGCGCGAACATCGAAGGCGCCAGCGCGCAACTGGCCGGCATGCGCCGCGCGCGCACCGACCTGACGGCCCAGGCCAGTTCCCTGCAACAACAGTTGAGCAATCTTCAGCCCTTGGCGGACAACGGCTACATCCCGCGCAACCGCTTGATGGATTACCAGCGTCAGTTGTCGCAAGTGCAGCAACAGCTGGCCGAGAACACCGGCGAAAGCGGCCGCGTGGAGCAAGGCATCCTTGAATCCCGACTGAAGTTGCAACAGCACAGCGAGGAATACCAGAAAGAAGTCCGCAGCCAACTGGCCGACGCGCAGCTCAAAAGCGTGACCCTGGAAGAGCAACTGACTTCCGCCGGCTTCGACCTGCAACACAGCGAAATCATCGCCACCGCCGACGGCATCGCCGTCAACCTTGGGGTTCACACCGAAGGCGCCGTGGTGCGTCAGGGCGACACCTTGCTGGAGATTGTCCCGCAAGGTACCCGCCTGGAAGTAGAAGGACACCTGCCGATCAACCTGATCGACAAGGTCGGCACGCACTTGCCGGTGGACATTCTGTTTACCGCGTTCAACCAGAGCCGTACCCCGCGAGTCCCCGGTGAAGTCAGCCTGATCTCCGCCGACCAGATGGTCGATGAGAAAACCGGTGTGCCGTATTACGTGCTGCGCAGCAGCGTCAGTGACCAGGCCATGGAAAAACTCAACGGTCTGGTGATCAAACCGGGCATGCCGGCAGAAATGTTCGTGCGTACCGGTGAACGTTCACTCCTCAACTATTTGTTCAAACCGCTGCTCGACCGGGCAGGCTCCGCGTTGACCGAGGAATAA
- a CDS encoding type I secretion system permease/ATPase — protein MKMAKSPATAPLFKALGDYKSILISVGCFTALINVLMLVPSIYMLQVYDRVLSSQNETTLAMLSLMVVGFFAFIGLLEIVRSFIVIRIGSQLERRFNLRVYQAAFERNLFKGEGNAGQSLGDLTHIRQFVTGPALFAFFDAPWFPVYLFVIFLFNVWLGVLATAGAVLLIGLACLNEAMTKKPLGEAAGFSQKSSQLATSHLHNAETIQAMGMLGVLRKRWFQVHSRFLGLQNQASDTGAVISSLSKTLRLCLQSLVLGLGALLVIQGDMTAGMMIAGSILMGRVLSPIDQLIAVWKQWSGAKLAYRRLDALLQAYPPTEEAMALPAPKGQITFEQVSAGPPGQRAATLHMVNFNLGAGEVLGVLGASGSGKSTLARVLVGVWPTLGGTVRLDGADIHRWNRDDLGPYIGYLPQDIELFSGSIAENIARFREADPQKIVEAAQQAGIHELILRMPQGYDTVLGEDGSGLSGGQKQRVALARALYGNPSLVVLDEPNSNLDTVGEAALAGAIAHMKARGTSVILVTHRSSALAQADKLLVLNEGRLQAFGPSQEVLKALAGNPSGAQEQQREKPAQAPGGLSMSRQYQPTTRNSGV, from the coding sequence ATGAAGATGGCGAAGAGCCCGGCCACCGCACCGTTATTCAAGGCACTGGGCGACTATAAAAGCATCCTGATCAGTGTCGGGTGTTTTACCGCACTGATTAACGTGCTGATGTTGGTCCCGTCGATTTATATGCTTCAGGTCTATGACCGGGTACTGTCTTCGCAAAACGAAACCACACTGGCGATGTTGTCGTTGATGGTGGTCGGGTTTTTCGCTTTTATCGGTCTGCTGGAGATCGTGCGTAGCTTCATTGTCATCCGTATCGGCAGCCAACTGGAGCGTCGTTTCAACCTGCGGGTGTATCAAGCCGCTTTCGAGCGCAACCTGTTCAAGGGCGAGGGCAACGCGGGGCAATCCCTGGGCGACCTGACCCATATTCGCCAATTCGTCACCGGCCCGGCGCTGTTTGCCTTCTTTGATGCGCCGTGGTTTCCGGTCTATTTGTTTGTGATCTTTCTGTTCAACGTCTGGCTCGGTGTATTGGCCACCGCAGGCGCGGTACTGCTGATCGGGCTGGCCTGCCTCAACGAGGCGATGACCAAAAAGCCCTTGGGCGAAGCCGCAGGGTTTTCCCAGAAGTCCAGCCAACTGGCCACTAGTCACCTGCATAACGCCGAAACCATTCAGGCCATGGGCATGCTCGGTGTCTTGCGCAAGCGCTGGTTCCAGGTGCACTCGCGTTTTCTCGGCTTGCAGAATCAGGCCAGCGACACCGGCGCGGTCATCAGCTCCCTGAGCAAAACCCTGCGCCTGTGCCTGCAATCCCTGGTGCTGGGGCTGGGCGCCTTGCTGGTGATCCAGGGTGACATGACCGCCGGGATGATGATCGCAGGTTCCATCCTGATGGGCCGGGTCCTGAGCCCCATCGATCAACTGATCGCCGTGTGGAAACAGTGGAGCGGCGCCAAGCTCGCTTACCGCCGTCTCGACGCCTTGCTGCAAGCCTATCCACCGACTGAGGAGGCCATGGCGTTGCCGGCGCCGAAAGGCCAGATCACCTTCGAGCAAGTCAGCGCCGGCCCGCCAGGGCAACGGGCAGCCACCTTGCACATGGTCAATTTCAACCTCGGCGCCGGCGAAGTGCTGGGCGTGCTCGGGGCTTCCGGCTCGGGTAAATCGACCCTGGCCCGGGTGCTGGTCGGCGTCTGGCCAACGTTGGGCGGCACGGTGCGCCTCGACGGTGCAGACATTCATCGCTGGAACCGCGATGACCTTGGCCCTTACATCGGTTATCTGCCCCAGGACATCGAACTGTTCAGCGGCAGCATCGCCGAAAACATCGCCCGATTCCGTGAAGCGGATCCGCAAAAAATCGTCGAGGCCGCGCAACAGGCCGGCATTCATGAACTGATCCTGCGTATGCCGCAAGGCTACGACACTGTGCTCGGCGAGGACGGCAGCGGTTTGTCCGGTGGTCAGAAACAGCGTGTGGCCCTGGCTCGCGCGCTGTACGGCAATCCGAGTCTGGTGGTGCTGGATGAACCGAACTCCAACCTCGACACCGTCGGCGAAGCGGCACTGGCCGGCGCCATCGCGCACATGAAGGCCCGGGGCACCAGCGTGATTCTGGTCACCCATCGCTCTTCAGCCCTGGCCCAGGCCGACAAGTTGCTGGTGCTCAACGAAGGTCGCTTGCAGGCCTTCGGCCCAAGCCAGGAAGTGCTCAAGGCGCTGGCCGGTAACCCGTCAGGCGCCCAGGAACAACAACGTGAAAAACCTGCGCAAGCACCGGGCGGGCTCAGCATGAGCCGGCAGTATCAGCCCACGACAAGGAATTCGGGTGTATGA
- a CDS encoding cystathionine gamma-synthase — protein MSQHDDTAEPRAFATRVIHAGQTPDPSTGALMPPIYANSTYLQQSPGVHKGFDYGRSHNPTRFALERCVADLEGGTQAFAFASGLAAIANVLELLDAGAHIVSGNDLYGGTFRLFDKVRRRSAGHRFSFVDLTDLAAFEAALQDDTRMVWVETPSNPLLSLTDLAAVARICRQRGIICVADNTFASPWIQRPLELGFDIVLHSTTKYLNGHSDVIGGIAVVGQNAELAERLGFLQNAVGAIAGPFDAFLTLRGVKTLALRMERHCSNALELAQWLERQPQVARVYYPGLPSHPQHELARRQMRGFGGMISLDLNSDLAGARRFLESVRIFALAESLGGVESLIEHPAIMTHASIPVETRAQLGIGDALVRLSVGVEDVEDLRADLSQALMRIG, from the coding sequence ATGAGTCAGCACGATGACACCGCCGAACCACGCGCCTTTGCCACCCGTGTGATCCATGCCGGACAGACACCGGACCCGTCCACCGGGGCGCTGATGCCGCCGATTTACGCCAACTCCACCTATCTGCAACAGAGCCCGGGTGTGCACAAGGGCTTCGACTACGGGCGCTCGCACAACCCGACGCGCTTTGCGTTGGAGCGTTGTGTGGCGGACCTCGAGGGCGGTACCCAGGCCTTCGCCTTCGCTTCCGGGCTGGCAGCGATCGCCAATGTGCTCGAATTGCTCGATGCGGGCGCCCACATCGTCTCCGGTAATGACTTGTATGGCGGTACATTCCGCCTGTTCGACAAGGTGCGCCGGCGCAGTGCCGGGCATCGTTTCAGCTTCGTCGATCTGACCGATCTGGCGGCCTTCGAAGCGGCGCTGCAGGACGACACGCGGATGGTCTGGGTCGAGACGCCGAGCAATCCTTTGCTGAGCCTCACTGACCTCGCCGCCGTCGCGCGTATCTGTCGCCAGCGAGGCATCATTTGCGTAGCCGACAACACCTTCGCCAGCCCGTGGATACAGCGCCCGCTGGAGTTGGGCTTCGATATCGTGCTGCACTCGACGACCAAGTACCTGAACGGTCACTCCGACGTGATCGGCGGCATCGCGGTGGTCGGTCAGAATGCTGAACTGGCAGAGCGGCTGGGTTTCCTGCAGAACGCGGTGGGGGCTATAGCCGGGCCGTTCGACGCTTTTCTCACGTTGCGCGGCGTGAAGACCCTGGCATTGCGCATGGAGCGCCACTGCAGCAACGCACTGGAGCTGGCGCAATGGCTGGAACGTCAGCCGCAGGTGGCGCGCGTCTATTATCCGGGCCTGCCATCGCACCCGCAGCACGAACTGGCGCGGCGGCAGATGCGTGGGTTCGGCGGGATGATTTCCCTTGACCTGAACAGCGACCTGGCTGGCGCCAGGCGTTTCCTCGAGAGTGTGCGGATCTTCGCCTTGGCCGAGAGCCTGGGCGGGGTGGAAAGCCTGATCGAGCACCCGGCGATCATGACCCATGCCAGCATCCCCGTCGAAACCCGGGCACAACTCGGCATCGGCGATGCGCTGGTGCGTTTGTCAGTGGGGGTCGAGGATGTCGAAGACCTGCGCGCCGATCTGTCGCAGGCCCTGATGAGGATTGGTTAA